A stretch of DNA from Thunnus thynnus chromosome 16, fThuThy2.1, whole genome shotgun sequence:
TTCCCTAAAGCTGCGGACTCAGCTCCGGTTGATCCAGTTTGACTGCTGCTGAGGTCCGTCTGCTCCACGTCAGCTGAGGATTGTTTACTTCCGCAGGACGTAAGACACGCACATCCGTGTGCTGCGTTCAGGTACAGCTGCTGAACTcggaacaacaaaaacaataacgtaaaaaagtgtttttaatgatatttttttttattggtgaaCCCTGAACTTTCTTTATGGAATTCATGCacagtatattttatgttttatgttatttattccattttattattgattgatttatttttattggccttaatgaataaaaaatgtaatttcttaaCTATCAGACACTACTATCAGCAGACTCTTAACACTCAACAACTGATTTAATTCTCTCGATAACAGtgcaatttattttcactttattcttttttattttcattttgtctcctCCCTTAATTTTTGACtatatttgtttaaaagaaaaaagaaagtccGCACACCTTTTTCTTAGATGCAGTTTAATGGGAAATTCACAAGTGACGTTTCGGGCAAAAAGCTCTTCtttaaactaaaacaaaatatatagtCGCCATCttgattgtatttattgattgtaTTTAAAAATAGATCTTAGGCTCTGGTCACATGACAGTCACATAAGATGTCAAACCCATTCTATCACCATCTTATATAAAAGTGTCAATACATATGtgtaaagaagaaaagaaagaagctaCAGTGTGaagactttcttttttcttttatatattgttgcacctgttttaaaggtttttgtATGTGCGCGTCTACCACACACTTTTTAACTATATTTGTCTCAAATTTCACGGTTGCTAGTTAACTTCACTTTCTTTATCAAACCCTgcacaatgtatttttttatttattctctttcattatttatttatttctattgcTACTAATAAATAACAAGATAATAAATTtggagctgcaatgattaatttattagtttCCAACTATTAAagtttgagttattttttaagtaaaaaatgtccagattctttgattccagcttcttttacatgaatattttctgatttctttggtcctctatgacaataaactaaatgaatttgggttgtggacaaaacaagatattttaggacatcatcttgggctttgggaagcagtgatcgacatttttcaccgttttctgacaactaattgattgatcgagaaaataattgatcaatcagtaatgaaaattatttttagttGTAGCCCTGAATAAATGCTATGagcattttttgtattttccttctctccttAATTTATTTGTGAATTTTGACTGAGACTTCACTGTGAGGAATgagaaaacacagttttaattcaCAGTGCCGCTCCTCCTCCTGATAACTCCTCCCTGTTCTTTCTAACACAACAAGCTCCGCTCTGtgctcatatttccttgttccctccccttcagatctacagtttgcAGATGGGTCTAACCAACATGTCAGGCTGCATTCACTGCAGGAACACATGTTGTTCAGATCAGAGCTCAAACTTGTTTCACCTTCTGAgaaagtgaaactcagacagtcgttgccactgagagctgaaatggcggAGAAAGGAGTTCAGCTGGACCGAGAAACAATCAgctgttcgatctgtctggatctactgaaagatccggtgactattccctgtggacacagctactgcatgagctgtattaaaagcttctgggatggagaggatcaggggaagatctacagctgccctcagtgcagacagaccttcacaccgaggcctgtcctggtgaaaagcaccatgttagcagctttagtggagcagctgaagaagactggactccaagctgctcctgctgatcactgctatgctggacctgaagatgtggcctgtgatttctgcactgggaggaagctgaaagccctcaagtcctgtctgcagtgtctcgtctcttactgtgagaaacaccttcaACCTCACTTTGAAtcaagtaaatttaaaaaacacaagctggtcgacccctcggagaagctccaggagaacatctgctctcgtcatgatgaggtgatgaagatgttctgccgtactgatcagcagagtatctgttatctctgctctgtggatgaacataaaggccacgacacagtctcagctgcagcagaaaggactgagaggcagagagagctcgaggtgagtcgacaacaaatccagcagagaatccaggacagagagaaagatgtgaagctgcttcaacaggaggtggaggctgtcagtcgctctgctgataaagcagtggaggacagtgagaagatcttcactgagctgatctgTCTcctccagaaaagaagctctgatgtgaagcagcagatcagatcccagcaggaaactgaagtgagtcgagtcaaagagcttcaggagaagctggagcaggagatcactgagctgaagaggaaagacgctgaactgaagcagctctcacacacagaggatcacaaccagtttctacacaactacccctcactgtcacaactcagtgcatctacagactcatccagcatcagtatccgtcctctgagatactttgaggatgtgacagcagctgtgtcagagctcagagatcaactacaggacgtcctgagagagaaatggacaaacatctcactgacagtgactgaagtggacgttttactgccagaaccagaacccatgaccagagctgagttcttaaaatattcatgtgaaatcactctggatccaaacacagcaaacacactgctgttattatctgatgggaacagaaaagcagaacaaataagtcaacaacagtcttattctCGTCACTCAGACAAATTCACTGATTATCctcaggtcctgagtagagagagtctgactggacgttgttactgggaggtggagtggagagggagaGCAGTTGGTGTAGCAGttgcatacaagaatatcagcagagcaggagccTTGCATGAATGTATATTTGGGCTCAATGACAAATCTTGGATGTTACGTTGTGACACTAACAGTTATAAATTTTGGTTCAACCGTATCTCAACTTccgtctcaggtcctggttcctccagagtaggagtgtacctggatcacagagcaggtattctgtccttctacagtgtttctgaaaccatgactctcctccacagagtccagaccacattcactcagcctctctatgctggacttcgGCCTTATAATTATGGAGACACAGTTGAgttgtgtaaactcaaatagacagaagtcatttcagacttcatgtgtcagattctgttgtaatgcttcatgtttttgtctccattgtttctgagagtttgttgctgtggtgtttctgaactgcacagagataagctgtcaatcaaactgggattatcaacacttttcttctcatttgttgttctgttgatgttttgagtttctttaaatgtcactttttactgtgtgtttttatccatggaggctatcactgctcatgatgaCGTCTTTTACCTTCACTAGgtagatattttgttctcatcactttgtaaattcataaagaaatgtacactcaaactgtaattatcatgataataatcatttattatgttcttgtacatagctgacattctgggttaaactaactgattgtgtggatgaagtgaatctaaacatgaaatcattgaacaagagtcatttaacagactttactgattggatgtgtgaacaatctgaagctttacataatcaataaagatgtttttttatcaacagtgagcaaagtattttcttctgtcttcatctcaggatctcattcaaagcttctggaaaaaatgtgaaactaaaatgagagtttatttgaggcagatttcctcctgaaacaccacaaagtacagagttcatgttcagagcagacaaacatttgtcagtcagtctctgtactttcagctttcttcactaaagcagctttgtcacagagaaaagagcagagttttctatcacttgttgcttttataaacaagattttctttgtgcatttaGTTGAAGTTAGTTCTCAAGTTTGTACTCGAGACTTTTCTTAAGTGTCGTTCAGAGAAGTTTGATGAAGACAAGTTTGTAAAGTTTAAATCCAGACTTGATAAAAACTTCTTGTGACTGATTTTGTTCGAGGTTTAATCTCTCAATccacaaactgctgctgtgctgaagagtttttgtcatttatattaaCTGGCAACAAAGAAATGCATCTAAAACAGTGGTGATTAGTTtcctgacagctgtgattgatttattgcaCCATCACGGGTAACATTAATCCACCTTTTCTACTGCAGAAGTCATTCAGGAATCATTTGAtcaaaactctgcacatatgaGACGCTGAGTTCAGTTCAATCGTAATGAACATCAGAAGGAAATAACATGTTCACTCCAGTTTGAAGCCGTGAAGACTCCATAATAGATGTTTGGTGAAGTTTTCTCAGTCGTCACTCAAACACTGTTACAGTTTTAACTAAAAAACtcatattttaatatcaaaactaaattaaacacaTGTGTACTCCATCAAATCCAGACATAAAATGATTAAACTATAAACTGAACATATCATTATTCACATCTGGTCACATGTATTTCTATGTCCGTCACTCAGATTTCAAGAAGTCAGAGAAATCACAGCCTGCAGTATCAAATCTCACATCCACAAGTTCTGTTTACAACCTGAAAGCTGATGTGAATAATATTTGCAGACTGGAAACTCTTCTCTCCCATCTTTCCCATGTGACCTGAATGCAGCGTCAGTGTTACAGGGTGTGACTTCTGTcaacaaactgacacagtgTGATATTACAGATATTAAAATCTGTCTTTACTGATATTGTTTGAAGCTGCCAAAGGCTCAGTGGAGTTTTTACATGTCTTCCTGCAGTGAACACAAATCTCTCTTCCTGTAACATTCAGTGACTCCTCCCAGCTGGCTAAATTAGAGACATGTTTGTCAGAAGTCCATCACTGGATGTGCAATAATTTCCTGCATTTGAATGCACACAAGACTGAAATGCTGCTCGTTGGTCCAGCTAGATTCACATCGTTTTTTACAGACTTAAACATTAATCTTGACGGTTGCACAATTTCTCAGACCCATACAATCAAGAATTTGGGAATAGTATTTGATCGATCCCTTACATTTTAGCCACATATCAACTATATAACACGAACAGCCTTCTTCCACCTGCATTTTAGCCATGACATTTTCATTGGTTTCATTGCGTTAAATAATATGTTATGTTGTacatcaaaagcaaagtttcagttatattcaatgttaAAGACAGAATGATGAATACCAAATACTTCTGTCAGTGCTAATACAGAggaaatttagttttttttaaaaaaggtgggaaggtaccaatatttt
This window harbors:
- the LOC137200196 gene encoding tripartite motif-containing protein 16-like codes for the protein MLFRSELKLVSPSEKVKLRQSLPLRAEMAEKGVQLDRETISCSICLDLLKDPVTIPCGHSYCMSCIKSFWDGEDQGKIYSCPQCRQTFTPRPVLVKSTMLAALVEQLKKTGLQAAPADHCYAGPEDVACDFCTGRKLKALKSCLQCLVSYCEKHLQPHFESSKFKKHKLVDPSEKLQENICSRHDEVMKMFCRTDQQSICYLCSVDEHKGHDTVSAAAERTERQRELEVSRQQIQQRIQDREKDVKLLQQEVEAVSRSADKAVEDSEKIFTELICLLQKRSSDVKQQIRSQQETEVSRVKELQEKLEQEITELKRKDAELKQLSHTEDHNQFLHNYPSLSQLSASTDSSSISIRPLRYFEDVTAAVSELRDQLQDVLREKWTNISLTVTEVDVLLPEPEPMTRAEFLKYSCEITLDPNTANTLLLLSDGNRKAEQISQQQSYSRHSDKFTDYPQVLSRESLTGRCYWEVEWRGRAVGVAVAYKNISRAGALHECIFGLNDKSWMLRCDTNSYKFWFNRISTSVSGPGSSRVGVYLDHRAGILSFYSVSETMTLLHRVQTTFTQPLYAGLRPYNYGDTVELCKLK